A genomic stretch from Bacillus sp. N1-1 includes:
- a CDS encoding cytochrome c oxidase subunit I: protein MNAIFDYFLSLPSDIIFADLSFTIMLIATVYLLTKYAKWKWLWSWVTSTDHKKIGIMYLFVSFLFFIRAGIEALLIRMQLAFPNNDFWVFQGERFNQLTSTHGTVMIFLVATPLLIGLMNVIVPLQIGARDVAFPFMNSLSLWLFISGGILINASFVAGGSPNAGWTTYAPLALKEFTPGPGNSYYPIGLQVAGLGTIMGGINFIVTIIKMRAPGMRFMRMPLSTWSMFITSILIVYAFSALAVALLLLTFERLFGTVILSASEGNPLIWQHLFWIFGHPEVYIIALPAFGIFSDVISVFSKRKLFGYPSMVFAIILIGFLGFMVWVHHMFTVGLNTNINIFFALTTMLIAVPTGIKIFNWLFTMRGGRIRFDTPMLYALGFIFTFVIGGVTGVMLGTVPADYQYHDSYFVVAHLHYVIIGATIFGVFSGVYYWWPKMFGKRLNETLGKWNFWTFGIGFHITFFPMHVMGLMGMPRRVFTYPEGDGLGFLNFISTCGAFMMGIGVLFFMINIYITTRYTSKNLLNDPWFSRGRTLEWTIPSPPPAYNFARLPEVKSREPLWDAYEKGNKNIDFIGEYEDIHLPNSTSLPFFIGLGFLIASFGFVFEIWAVALSGMLIVFLMMSIRSFQRKNGIHIPKEKVRAQDRRGDE, encoded by the coding sequence ATGAATGCGATTTTTGACTACTTCTTATCACTACCTTCAGATATTATTTTTGCAGATCTCTCATTTACTATTATGCTGATTGCCACTGTTTATTTATTAACGAAGTATGCAAAATGGAAATGGCTGTGGAGTTGGGTTACTTCTACAGATCATAAAAAAATCGGGATTATGTATTTATTTGTTTCGTTTCTCTTTTTTATTCGTGCTGGAATTGAAGCCTTGCTTATACGAATGCAGCTTGCTTTCCCTAATAATGATTTCTGGGTATTTCAAGGAGAGCGGTTTAATCAACTGACTAGTACTCACGGTACAGTCATGATTTTTCTTGTTGCTACCCCTCTACTGATCGGCTTGATGAATGTGATTGTTCCTCTCCAAATTGGTGCAAGGGATGTTGCATTTCCTTTTATGAATTCTTTAAGTTTGTGGTTATTCATTTCAGGTGGCATTTTGATTAATGCAAGTTTTGTAGCAGGAGGCTCACCTAATGCTGGATGGACAACGTATGCTCCTCTAGCACTGAAAGAATTTACGCCTGGTCCCGGGAATAGTTATTACCCCATTGGACTTCAAGTTGCTGGACTAGGGACAATTATGGGAGGGATTAATTTTATTGTAACGATTATTAAAATGAGAGCTCCTGGTATGCGATTTATGAGAATGCCCTTATCAACATGGTCGATGTTCATTACGTCTATCCTCATCGTGTATGCCTTTTCGGCTCTTGCCGTTGCTCTACTATTGCTGACATTTGAGAGACTATTTGGGACAGTTATCTTATCAGCATCGGAAGGCAATCCATTAATTTGGCAGCACCTTTTCTGGATATTTGGTCACCCAGAAGTTTATATCATCGCCCTACCTGCTTTCGGGATATTCTCCGACGTCATTAGTGTTTTTTCGAAGCGAAAACTTTTTGGTTATCCCTCTATGGTATTCGCCATTATACTTATTGGATTTCTCGGTTTCATGGTCTGGGTTCATCATATGTTCACGGTAGGATTAAATACGAATATTAATATCTTTTTTGCACTAACAACGATGCTAATCGCTGTCCCTACTGGAATTAAGATATTTAACTGGCTATTTACGATGCGAGGAGGTAGGATTCGCTTTGATACACCTATGCTCTATGCATTAGGATTCATATTCACTTTTGTTATCGGTGGCGTTACTGGTGTTATGCTTGGCACCGTTCCAGCGGATTATCAGTACCACGATAGCTACTTTGTCGTTGCTCACCTTCATTACGTCATCATTGGCGCCACTATTTTCGGAGTGTTCTCTGGTGTTTACTATTGGTGGCCAAAAATGTTTGGAAAAAGACTGAATGAAACCCTTGGTAAATGGAACTTTTGGACTTTCGGTATTGGATTTCATATTACCTTCTTCCCCATGCATGTTATGGGCTTGATGGGGATGCCACGACGTGTTTTCACCTACCCGGAAGGTGATGGCTTGGGCTTTCTTAATTTTATTAGTACGTGCGGTGCTTTTATGATGGGGATTGGTGTATTATTTTTCATGATAAATATTTACATAACGACACGCTATACGAGTAAAAACTTATTAAATGACCCCTGGTTCTCTAGAGGGCGCACGCTCGAATGGACAATCCCGTCTCCACCTCCAGCCTATAATTTCGCTCGTCTTCCTGAGGTAAAGAGTCGCGAGCCGCTGTGGGATGCTTATGAAAAAGGAAATAAAAACATCGACTTTATAGGTGAATACGAAGATATTCATCTCCCTAACTCCACTTCTCTTCCATTCTTTATTGGACTTGGATTTCTAATTGCTTCTTTTGGTTTCGTATTCGAGATATGGGCAGTGGCTCTATCAGGGATGTTAATCGTTTTTCTTATGATGAGTATTCGATCTTTTCAACGAAAAAACGGTATTCATATTCCTAAGGAGAAGGTAAGGGCACAAGACAGGAGGGGTGACGAATAA
- a CDS encoding cytochrome c oxidase subunit 3 yields METMSVQKHLNHKQAQMNILAFWFLIGAEIVVFGCLFGIYLAVKSLTGQGPAPDELFKLNEIMLSTVVLLTSSFTCAIAVYFLNLSKKLSTLLFFLITILLGLAFIGLEIREFILYVEQGAKISTSAFLGAFYLLLGTHGVHVLFGVTWISLLLVQLWLKGINQETAPKLFIASLYWHFIDVIWVMIFTIVYLIGKV; encoded by the coding sequence ATGGAAACGATGTCCGTTCAAAAGCACCTGAACCATAAGCAAGCACAGATGAATATCCTTGCTTTTTGGTTCCTTATCGGTGCCGAAATTGTGGTATTTGGTTGTTTATTCGGCATTTACCTCGCTGTTAAATCCCTAACAGGTCAGGGGCCAGCCCCAGACGAATTATTTAAATTAAATGAAATAATGCTTTCAACTGTTGTTTTACTAACTAGTAGTTTTACTTGTGCAATTGCGGTTTATTTTCTAAACCTTTCTAAGAAGTTATCGACTCTTCTATTCTTTCTTATCACGATTTTACTTGGCTTAGCTTTCATTGGATTGGAAATAAGAGAATTTATTCTTTATGTAGAACAAGGCGCTAAAATTTCTACCAGTGCTTTTCTTGGTGCATTCTATCTGCTTCTTGGCACTCATGGCGTTCACGTCTTATTTGGTGTCACCTGGATTTCCTTACTATTAGTCCAACTTTGGCTAAAAGGTATAAATCAAGAAACGGCCCCAAAGTTATTTATCGCGAGTCTTTATTGGCACTTTATCGATGTGATTTGGGTGATGATTTTCACTATTGTTTATTTAATAGGAAAGGTGTGA
- a CDS encoding cytochrome C oxidase subunit IV family protein gives MNKYDKKEIRKLFLSFILMILLTALAFFLVLYHLISPPFLIVFIIFFALIQILIQLDRFMDIREKEGEYRLTSLIGGSFVALLAIIFLILL, from the coding sequence TTGAACAAGTATGATAAAAAAGAGATTCGTAAACTCTTCCTTTCGTTCATCCTAATGATTTTATTAACAGCTTTAGCTTTTTTCCTTGTTCTCTATCATCTCATTTCACCACCTTTCTTAATAGTTTTTATCATCTTCTTTGCTCTCATTCAAATCTTGATCCAGCTGGATCGATTTATGGATATACGTGAAAAAGAAGGGGAATATCGTTTAACATCTCTGATAGGTGGAAGTTTTGTTGCTCTCCTTGCGATCATTTTTTTAATTCTTCTTTAA